The stretch of DNA GACCCGCAGGTCCGCTTGCGGTCTTGCCCTTCTTCAGCGACTCCACGATGAGCTGCTGGCCTTCCTTCACATCGCCGGCAAGGATCTCGGTAAAGCTGCCGTCACTGATGCCCGGGGTGATCTGAACGCGCCTCGGCTTGCCGTTCTCGAGGACCCAGACGGCGGGGCCTTTTTTTTCTCCCGAACCGGCTCCGCCTGCTCCCGACGGACGCTCTCCCATGCGGAACCGCAAAGCCGCGTTCGTTATGCGGAGCACGTCCTGGCGGGTGGTAATGATGATCGACACGTTCGCCGTCATGCCCGGCATCAGCCGGAGGTCCTTGTTGCCCACCTGGATCACGACGTCATAGGTGACCACGTTCTGCACCGTGATCGGCGCCTTCCGGATCTGCCAAACGTTCCCCTTGAACGTCGTGTCCGGATAGGCGTCCACGGTGAACTCCACCTCCTGGCCGACCTTTACGACGCCGATGTCGGATTCCGCCACGTTGGTGTCAATCTGCATCTTGGTCAGGTCTTCGGCGATCGTAAAGAGCGTCGGGGTCTGGAAACTGGCTGCGACGGTCTGGCCCACATCAACGTTCCGCGAGATCACGATGCCGTCCACGGGCGACAGGATCTTCGTATAGGCGAGGTTCTGTTTGGCATAGTCGAGCGACGCCTTTGTCTGCTCGATCTGGGCCTTTGCCGAGCCGACCTGGGCCTTTGCGGATTCGTAATTCGTTTCCGCCGTGTCCAGGTCGCTCCGGGGGATGAGGTTCTTGGCGAACAGCTCCTTGTTACGCTCGTACGTCCTTGTCGCGTCGACCAGCGCCGAATTGGACTTGTCCAGGTTGGCCTGTGCCGCGAGCAGGTTCGCCTGCGCCTGCTGCACCTGGGACTCGAAGGTGGACGGATCGATCTGCGCGATGATCTGCCCCTTTTTCACCCGCGAGTTGAAATCAACGAAAAGGGTCTTGATCGTGCCGGAGACCTGGGTTCCCACCAGAACGGTGGTCACGGCGTTTACCGTGCCTGTGGCCGTTATCGTCTGCTGGATGTCCCCCTTGGTGACGGATTCGGTGCGGTATTCGGCCTTGTTCCCTTTCCCGCCAAGGCCGATGAAGAGAGCAACGCAGATGACGGCCAGAGCGGCGATCGCCGACGCCACGAAGAGCTTGCGCCCGGCGAACAGGCCCCTCACGCCGCCCCTCTTCTTCTCATTCATAGGATACCGCCTTTTTTCTCGTCTGGAATATACGCTGCTTCCCGAGCCACAGCTGGAATTGGTCCATGTAGAGGAACACGACGGGCGTGACGTAGAGCGTCAGGGTCTGGGAGAAGAGAAGACCGCCGACCACGGCCAGGCCCAGGGGCCGCCGGGATTCCGCGCCGGCGCCGATGCCGAGGGCGATCGGCAGGGTGCCGAGCAAGGCCGCCATGGACGTCATCATGATGGGCCGGAAACGGATGACGCAGGCCTTGAAGATCGCGTCATGCGGCGACGCAGCTTCCGTCCGTTGGGTTTCCAGGGCGAAGTCGATCATCATGATGCCGTTCTTCTTCACGAGGCCCACGAGCAGGATGATGCCCACGAAGGCGTAGACGTTGAGGTCAGATCCGAAGAGGAGCAGGGTCACGAACGCACCGAAGCCCGCAAAAGGCAGCGCCGACAGGATCGTGATCGGATGGATGAAGCTCTCGTAAAGGATGCCGAGCACGATGTAGATCACCAGGATGGCGGCGATCAGCAGCAGTCCCAGGCCCTCCATGGACGACTGGAAGGCCTGGGCCGTGCCCTGGAAGCTCGTGGTGATTGAGGCCGGCAGCGTCGATCGCGCCGCCTTGTTCACGGCGTCCATGGCGGTGCCCAGCGAAACATCGGGCTTGGTGTTGAACGACAGGGTTACCGCCGGCAGCTGGCCGAGATGGTTCACGGACAGCGGTCCCAGATTCTGGGTCATCTTCGAGACGGTCCTGAGCGGCACGAGCTGGGTATTTGCGGAGCGGATGTAGAGCATCGAGAGCGCCGAGGGGTCGCGCTGGTACTCAGGCTGGACCTCGGTGATGACCTGATACTGGTTGTTCGGCGCGTAGATGGTGGAGATCTGCAGGGCGCTGTACGCCATCGAGAGCCCGGTCTCCACCTGGGTGGCCGTCACGCCAAGGGCCGCAGCCTTGTCCCGGTCGATCTCGACGTTGACCTGCGGGTTCTTGATCTGCAGGTCGCTGGTGACGTCCTGAAGCTGCGGGATCTCACGCATCTTTGCCTCGAGCCTGGGTGCATATTCATAGAGCTCGTTCGTGTCAGGGCCCTGGAGCGTGAGCTGGTACAGGCTCTTGGTCAGCGTGCCCCCCACCCGGACCGGCGGCGGGTTCTGGGGGAATGCCTGGATCCCGGGGACCTGGCTGAACAATGGCCTGAACTTCTGGATGATCTGGTCCACGTGCTGATGACCGCGCCTCTGGGACCGGGGCTTCAAGCGGATGAAGATACGGCCCTGGTTACCCGCCACACTTGACCCGCCTGCGCCGATGCTCGACATGAAACCATCCACGTCGGGATCTTTGAGCACGATGTCTGCAAGTGCCAGCTGGTGCTGCTTCATCGCATCGAAGGAGATGCCCTGCGCTGCTTCGGTCGGGATGAACAGCGCGCTGGTATCCTCGCTCGGAAGAAAACCTTTCGGCATGCCGCTGAAGAGTAAAAATGTTGCGATAAAAATGATGGCGGAGACGATCATGGTAAGGCCCCGATGACGAAGAACGACCTCCAGCGACCGCTCGTAAAAGTTCAGCATGCCGTTGAAGAACCGCTCCGACGCCTGGTACAGCCTGCCGTGCCGCTCATGCTTCTCGTGGCTTCGGACGAAGCGGCTCGCGAGCATCGGCGTGAGCGTCAGGGAGACGAACCCGGAGATCAGGATCGACATGCCGATGGTGACCGCGAACTCGTGCAGGAGCCGGCCGATGATCCCGCCCATGAAGAACACCGGCAGGAACACGGCGACCAGCGAGACGGTCATCGACAGGATGGTGAACCCGATCTCTTTTGATCCTTTGAGCGCAGCCTCCATGGCCGGTTCGCCCATCTCGATGTGCCGGATAATGTTCTCGAGCATGACGATGGCGTCGTCGACGACAAAACCCACGGAGAGCGTGAGCGCCATAAGGGACATGTTGTCGAGGCTGAAATCGAGCACGTACATCACGGCAAAGGTGCCCACGACGGACATGGGTAGCGCGAGGCTGGGGATGATCGTAGCCGACAGGTTCCGGAGGAACAGGAAGATGACCAGCACCACGAGGCAGACAGTGAGCATGAGCGTGAACTGAACGTCGGAGACCGAATCGCGGATGGATTCCGAGCGGTCGTACAGGATGTTCATGTTTACCGACGCAGGCATCTGCTCCTTGAAGGTGGGGATCAGTTTTTTGATGGCGTCCACGACCTCGACGGTGTTCGTGCCGGGCTGGCGCTGGATCGCAAGGATGATGGCCCGGTTGTCGCGGTACCAGCTTGCAATCTTGTCGTTCTCCACGCTGTCGATGACATTTCCCAGGTCCTGGAGCCGGACCGGCGAGCCGTCCCGGAATGCCACTATGATGGGGCGGTAGGCGGCCGCATTATTGAGCTGGCCCGTCGCCTGCACCGTAAAGGCCTGGTTCGCGCCGTACAGCGTGCCCGTGGGGAGGTTCACATTCGCGTTGGCCACGGCATTGGCCACCTCATCGATCCCGATCCCCCGGCTTGCGAGCGCGCGCGGGTTCAACTGAACGCGGACCGCGTATTTCTGGGAGCCGAACACCTGGACCTGGGCCACACCGCTGATCATCGATACGCGCTGGGCGATCAATGTCTGGGCATAGTTGTCCACATCCGAGAGCGGCAGCGTGGGGGAACTGAGCGCGAGATAGATGACCGGCTGGTCCGCCGGGTTCACCTTGCGGTAGGACGGCGGGCTCGGCATGTTCTGCGGCAGCTGCCGGAGCGCGCCGGCGATCGCCGAATTCACGTCCTGCGCCGCGGCGTCGATGTTGCGGCTCAGGTTGAACTGGATCGTAATCTGGGTGAGGCCCTGGGCGTTGATGGACGTCATCGAATCGATGCCGGCGATCGTGGAGAACTGTTTTTCCAGCGGCGTCGCGACCGCCGAAGCCATCGTGTCGGGGCTCGCCCCGGGAACGTTGGCGGACACCACGATGGTGGGGAAATCGACGTTCGGCAGGTCGCTTACGGGCAGCCTGCGGTAACCCGCGATGCCCACGAACAGGATGGAGAGCATGACCAGGGTGGTCATGATGGGACGGCGTATGAAGAGTTCTGAAATGTTCATAGGTAATATGCGGTCAGAAGCAGCCCCAGAGACCCTGAGACACGGAGAAGGATTAGGTTACTATTTCAATCTCACGATCGCGTAGTGCTTCTATTTGCCCTTTGGCGCCTGGGTATTGGTGCCTTGCTCCCTGGTCTTCTGCGTGTTCTGCGCCTCCGTGGCTAACTCCCTGTGCTCCTTTTCGTTCTTGAGCTCGACCCGGGAACCCGGCGTGAGCCGGAGCTGTCCGTCGGTCACGACCTTTTCCCCTGCGGCAACGCCCTGCTCGATGATGGTCCAGTTCTGATACGCCCTCCCCGGCTTCACGACCCGGAGTTCGGCGGTCATATCGTTCTTTACGACGTACACGTAGGGTCCCTGCTGCCCGGCCTGCACCGCCTGCGAAGGCACCAAGACCCGGTTCGGCTCCGTGGTGAGCGTCATCACCACATCCATGAACTGGCCGGGCCAGAGCCGCCTGTCACGGTTCTCGAACGTGC from Nitrospirota bacterium encodes:
- a CDS encoding efflux RND transporter periplasmic adaptor subunit is translated as MNEKKRGGVRGLFAGRKLFVASAIAALAVICVALFIGLGGKGNKAEYRTESVTKGDIQQTITATGTVNAVTTVLVGTQVSGTIKTLFVDFNSRVKKGQIIAQIDPSTFESQVQQAQANLLAAQANLDKSNSALVDATRTYERNKELFAKNLIPRSDLDTAETNYESAKAQVGSAKAQIEQTKASLDYAKQNLAYTKILSPVDGIVISRNVDVGQTVAASFQTPTLFTIAEDLTKMQIDTNVAESDIGVVKVGQEVEFTVDAYPDTTFKGNVWQIRKAPITVQNVVTYDVVIQVGNKDLRLMPGMTANVSIIITTRQDVLRITNAALRFRMGERPSGAGGAGSGEKKGPAVWVLENGKPRRVQITPGISDGSFTEILAGDVKEGQQLIVESLKKGKTASGPAGPRMF
- a CDS encoding efflux RND transporter permease subunit — translated: MNISELFIRRPIMTTLVMLSILFVGIAGYRRLPVSDLPNVDFPTIVVSANVPGASPDTMASAVATPLEKQFSTIAGIDSMTSINAQGLTQITIQFNLSRNIDAAAQDVNSAIAGALRQLPQNMPSPPSYRKVNPADQPVIYLALSSPTLPLSDVDNYAQTLIAQRVSMISGVAQVQVFGSQKYAVRVQLNPRALASRGIGIDEVANAVANANVNLPTGTLYGANQAFTVQATGQLNNAAAYRPIIVAFRDGSPVRLQDLGNVIDSVENDKIASWYRDNRAIILAIQRQPGTNTVEVVDAIKKLIPTFKEQMPASVNMNILYDRSESIRDSVSDVQFTLMLTVCLVVLVIFLFLRNLSATIIPSLALPMSVVGTFAVMYVLDFSLDNMSLMALTLSVGFVVDDAIVMLENIIRHIEMGEPAMEAALKGSKEIGFTILSMTVSLVAVFLPVFFMGGIIGRLLHEFAVTIGMSILISGFVSLTLTPMLASRFVRSHEKHERHGRLYQASERFFNGMLNFYERSLEVVLRHRGLTMIVSAIIFIATFLLFSGMPKGFLPSEDTSALFIPTEAAQGISFDAMKQHQLALADIVLKDPDVDGFMSSIGAGGSSVAGNQGRIFIRLKPRSQRRGHQHVDQIIQKFRPLFSQVPGIQAFPQNPPPVRVGGTLTKSLYQLTLQGPDTNELYEYAPRLEAKMREIPQLQDVTSDLQIKNPQVNVEIDRDKAAALGVTATQVETGLSMAYSALQISTIYAPNNQYQVITEVQPEYQRDPSALSMLYIRSANTQLVPLRTVSKMTQNLGPLSVNHLGQLPAVTLSFNTKPDVSLGTAMDAVNKAARSTLPASITTSFQGTAQAFQSSMEGLGLLLIAAILVIYIVLGILYESFIHPITILSALPFAGFGAFVTLLLFGSDLNVYAFVGIILLVGLVKKNGIMMIDFALETQRTEAASPHDAIFKACVIRFRPIMMTSMAALLGTLPIALGIGAGAESRRPLGLAVVGGLLFSQTLTLYVTPVVFLYMDQFQLWLGKQRIFQTRKKAVSYE